One window from the genome of uncultured Tateyamaria sp. encodes:
- a CDS encoding outer membrane protein assembly factor BamD, translated as MIRGKSIVRLTAVVTITALLAACGNGNGRPTTGGFFNRQEVPLENFTAQQIFERGEFELEQGDLPEAAFYFSEIERLYPYSDWARRALIMQAFAHHRDKDYPNSRSAAQRFIDFYPDDDDAAYAQYLLALSYYDQIDEVGRDQGLTFQALQSLRQVIERYPDSEYAKSAILKFDLAFDHLAGKEMEIGRFYLRRDNFSAAINRFRVVVEDFQTTSHTPEALHRLVEAYLSLGLTDEAQTAGAILGFNYQSTEWYQDSFNLLTGQGLQPNARGNNWLAQIYRQMIKGRWL; from the coding sequence ATGATCCGCGGAAAATCCATCGTGCGACTGACGGCCGTGGTCACGATCACGGCGTTGCTTGCAGCCTGCGGCAACGGGAACGGGCGTCCGACTACGGGCGGTTTCTTCAATCGTCAGGAAGTGCCGCTTGAGAACTTTACGGCCCAGCAGATCTTTGAGCGCGGTGAATTCGAATTGGAACAGGGCGATCTGCCCGAAGCGGCTTTTTACTTCTCGGAAATCGAGCGTCTTTACCCATATTCCGACTGGGCCCGCCGGGCGCTGATCATGCAGGCCTTTGCCCATCATCGCGACAAGGACTATCCCAACAGCCGCTCCGCGGCGCAACGGTTCATCGACTTCTACCCAGATGATGATGATGCGGCCTATGCGCAGTATCTGCTGGCGCTTAGCTACTACGACCAGATTGACGAAGTGGGCCGGGATCAGGGGCTGACCTTCCAGGCACTGCAATCGTTGCGCCAAGTGATCGAGCGCTATCCCGACAGCGAATATGCCAAGTCCGCGATTCTGAAATTCGACCTCGCCTTTGACCATCTGGCGGGCAAGGAAATGGAAATCGGGCGCTTCTATCTGCGCCGGGACAATTTCAGCGCTGCCATAAACCGGTTCCGTGTCGTGGTCGAGGACTTCCAGACCACAAGCCACACGCCCGAGGCGCTGCACCGTCTTGTCGAAGCGTACTTGTCCCTGGGACTGACGGACGAAGCACAGACTGCCGGTGCGATCCTGGGTTTCAATTACCAGTCCACCGAATGGTATCAGGACAGTTTCAATTTGCTGACCGGGCAGGGACTGCAACCGAACGCCCGTGGCAACAACTGGCTGGCGCAAATCTATCGCCAGATGATCAAGGGCCGGTGGCTCTGA
- a CDS encoding DUF427 domain-containing protein produces the protein MADHITIRKAPGTWTVRAGGAVLGESNNALELSEGDYPFVIYFPRDDIAMAFLDRTDKTTHCPHKGDANYYSVVTKSQTLANAVWTYESPKDGVARIKDHLAFYAGDGITVEQI, from the coding sequence ATGGCTGATCACATCACGATCCGCAAAGCACCCGGCACGTGGACGGTGCGCGCAGGTGGAGCCGTTCTGGGCGAAAGCAACAACGCGTTGGAGTTGAGCGAAGGTGACTATCCCTTTGTCATCTACTTCCCACGCGACGACATCGCGATGGCGTTTCTGGATCGCACTGACAAGACGACGCATTGTCCGCACAAGGGCGACGCAAACTACTATTCAGTGGTGACAAAGTCGCAGACGCTGGCCAATGCGGTATGGACCTACGAGAGCCCGAAAGACGGAGTTGCACGGATCAAGGACCATCTCGCCTTCTATGCCGGTGACGGGATCACGGTCGAACAGATCTAG
- the lpxC gene encoding UDP-3-O-acyl-N-acetylglucosamine deacetylase, with protein MQATVKGPVVFTGCGLHSGKPARLTIRPAMAEHGIWFRRTDITDRDALIPARFDAVRQSPLCTTLVNDAGVSVGTVEHIMAAVAGCGVHNALIEIDGPEVPIVDGSALPFVRGIMQRGLRRLPARVRAFEVLKSVTVTQGDATATIAPSDVMRIDFHIDFADAAIGRQSKSLNMSNGSFARELSDSRTFCRQDDVTNMQANGLALGGAPGVNAVVFDGDKVSSPGGLRHADEPVRHKMLDALGDLALAGAPVFGHYTGVRAGHTLTNQLLRALFATPDAVRMVTCDTDMAERLPGAGLVWDEIPQVA; from the coding sequence GTGCAAGCAACTGTCAAAGGACCTGTGGTGTTTACCGGATGCGGCCTGCATTCCGGCAAGCCTGCCCGACTGACAATTCGCCCTGCCATGGCTGAACACGGTATCTGGTTCCGCCGTACAGACATCACCGACCGCGATGCGTTGATCCCCGCCCGCTTTGATGCGGTGCGTCAATCGCCGCTGTGCACGACGCTTGTGAATGACGCGGGCGTATCCGTTGGCACCGTCGAACACATCATGGCGGCCGTTGCGGGTTGTGGCGTGCACAATGCGCTGATCGAGATTGACGGCCCGGAAGTGCCGATCGTGGACGGATCGGCCCTGCCGTTTGTTCGCGGCATCATGCAACGTGGCCTGCGGCGCTTGCCGGCGCGTGTACGCGCATTCGAAGTGCTCAAGTCGGTCACTGTCACCCAAGGGGACGCGACCGCAACCATCGCACCATCTGACGTGATGCGGATCGATTTCCACATCGACTTTGCGGACGCAGCCATTGGTCGTCAGTCCAAGTCCCTGAACATGTCCAACGGCAGCTTCGCGCGCGAGCTGAGCGACAGTCGCACGTTCTGCCGTCAAGATGACGTGACAAACATGCAGGCCAATGGTCTGGCGCTGGGCGGTGCCCCCGGTGTGAACGCGGTTGTGTTTGACGGCGACAAGGTATCCAGCCCGGGCGGCCTGCGCCACGCAGATGAACCGGTGCGCCACAAGATGCTGGATGCGCTGGGTGATCTGGCGCTGGCTGGCGCGCCTGTTTTTGGTCACTATACCGGCGTCCGGGCAGGGCACACGTTGACCAACCAATTGCTGCGCGCGCTCTTTGCGACACCCGATGCGGTTCGCATGGTCACATGCGATACAGACATGGCAGAACGCCTGCCGGGCGCGGGCCTGGTCTGGGATGAAATCCCCCAGGTCGCCTGA
- the ftsZ gene encoding cell division protein FtsZ, which produces MTLNLSMPGHDELKPRITVFGVGGAGGNAVNNMIEKQLDGVDFVVANTDAQALQQSAATNRVQLGIKVTEGLGAGARASVGAAAAEESIEQIVDHLAGAHMCFITAGMGGGTGTGAAPIIAQAARELGVLTVGVVTKPFQFEGAKRMRQAEDGVDALQKMVDTLIIIPNQNLFRLANEKTTFTEAFSMADDVLYQGVKGVTDLMVRPGLINLDFADVRAVMDEMGKAMMGTGEADGEDRAIQAAEKAIANPLLDEISLRGAKGVLINITGAHDLTLFELDEAANRIREEVDPDANIIVGSTLDTAMEGMMRVSVVATGIDASDVNSEIPVPRRSMAAPLTPPVAMDETPPAPAQMPEPAPAPVAAAAEEPSLFQGLDVERAAAADMAEDIFADDTPAAAQDDLPPPAYQPQVAAFEPTPEPAAEEFVAPRAPAPGTPSPEALARLRAATQKAAPAAAAQQQPTATDATPADKPRFGINSLINRMTGTAEGAPAADRPARQQPPVQGRGAAPAPAPAPRPAEAADPDQERIEIPAFLRRQAN; this is translated from the coding sequence ATGACCCTGAACCTCTCCATGCCCGGCCATGACGAGCTGAAACCGCGCATCACCGTATTCGGTGTCGGTGGCGCAGGTGGCAACGCCGTCAACAACATGATTGAAAAACAACTGGATGGCGTTGATTTCGTTGTCGCCAACACCGACGCGCAGGCGCTGCAACAGTCCGCTGCGACAAATCGGGTCCAGCTGGGGATCAAGGTCACCGAAGGTTTGGGGGCCGGGGCACGCGCCTCAGTCGGCGCCGCCGCTGCCGAAGAATCAATTGAACAGATCGTGGACCACCTTGCAGGTGCCCACATGTGCTTTATCACCGCTGGTATGGGCGGCGGAACGGGCACAGGCGCTGCGCCGATCATCGCGCAAGCCGCACGCGAGCTGGGGGTTTTGACCGTCGGTGTCGTGACCAAGCCCTTCCAGTTCGAAGGCGCAAAGCGTATGCGCCAGGCCGAGGACGGCGTGGATGCGCTGCAAAAGATGGTCGACACGCTGATCATCATCCCGAACCAGAACCTGTTCCGCCTGGCCAATGAAAAGACGACCTTTACCGAAGCGTTCAGTATGGCTGACGATGTCCTGTATCAGGGCGTGAAGGGCGTGACTGACCTGATGGTGCGTCCCGGCCTGATCAACCTCGATTTCGCGGACGTGCGTGCCGTGATGGACGAAATGGGCAAGGCGATGATGGGCACGGGCGAGGCCGATGGCGAAGATCGCGCCATCCAGGCCGCAGAAAAAGCCATCGCCAACCCGCTGCTGGACGAGATTTCGCTGCGCGGTGCCAAAGGTGTTCTGATCAACATCACCGGCGCCCACGACCTGACCCTGTTCGAACTGGACGAAGCGGCCAACCGAATCCGCGAAGAGGTGGACCCGGACGCCAACATCATTGTGGGTTCGACCCTCGACACGGCGATGGAAGGCATGATGCGTGTGAGCGTTGTGGCGACTGGCATAGACGCAAGCGACGTAAATTCCGAAATCCCGGTGCCGCGCCGGTCGATGGCGGCACCGTTGACGCCGCCGGTCGCGATGGACGAAACCCCTCCGGCCCCTGCACAAATGCCCGAGCCTGCACCGGCCCCGGTGGCCGCTGCCGCCGAAGAGCCATCGCTGTTCCAGGGTCTGGATGTGGAACGGGCAGCAGCCGCGGACATGGCAGAAGACATTTTTGCGGACGACACACCGGCCGCCGCGCAGGATGATCTGCCGCCGCCTGCATACCAGCCACAGGTTGCCGCATTCGAGCCGACGCCGGAACCCGCCGCCGAAGAGTTCGTTGCACCCCGCGCGCCTGCGCCCGGCACGCCGTCGCCCGAAGCGTTGGCCCGCCTGCGCGCCGCGACACAAAAGGCAGCACCCGCCGCCGCAGCGCAGCAGCAGCCCACGGCCACAGATGCCACACCGGCGGACAAGCCGCGCTTTGGGATCAATTCGCTGATCAACCGCATGACGGGCACGGCCGAGGGCGCGCCAGCTGCGGACCGGCCCGCACGCCAGCAGCCTCCGGTGCAAGGTCGCGGCGCTGCGCCAGCGCCGGCACCGGCGCCGCGTCCGGCGGAAGCAGCTGATCCGGACCAGGAACGGATCGAAATTCCGGCCTTCCTGCGCCGTCAAGCGAACTAA
- a CDS encoding chloride channel protein: MSASDRSILTQQLDLAVTACKDGWHVLRHRGPNQLQFWFIALAIGIAAGFAALFFRKGIEALQAWLYGTEDVQYLHSFASSLPWYYILVIPIVGGLCTGLILHHFTKDGVARSVADVIEGAALRDGRVGTRAGVASAFASFITLSTGGSTGREGPVVHIAAVISTKVCRFIKADGVTGRDLLGCAVAAAVSASFNAPIAGALFALEVVLRHFAVHAFAPIVIASVAGTVINRLEFGDVTEFMAPETNELVFYQELPAFLLLGLMCGLVAVVLMRAIFWTDDIGSSFQRRTGMPRWLRPAVAGALLGGMAIFYPHIIGVGYETTSMALTGQLALNEVMVFIVMKTAAVAITMAGRMGGGVFSPSLMIGALTGLGFGLVATSIFPDVSGSVTLYALAGMGAVAAAVLGAPISTTLIVFELTGDWQTGLAVMVAVSMSTALSSRLVDRSFFLTQLERRGVHLAAGPQAYLLAMFRVSSVMRKLDDPRAADPDRCWEMIGDGIYVDQSATLEAALPIFDRTMVPFIPVVTLTGENAAPELQGALFHVDALKAYNRALAATAAEEHS; the protein is encoded by the coding sequence ATGTCCGCCTCCGATCGATCGATCCTGACCCAGCAACTCGACCTCGCGGTCACCGCGTGCAAGGACGGCTGGCATGTGCTTCGGCACCGGGGGCCGAACCAACTGCAATTCTGGTTCATTGCCCTTGCCATCGGGATCGCCGCCGGCTTTGCCGCCCTGTTTTTCCGCAAGGGGATCGAGGCGTTGCAGGCGTGGTTGTATGGCACAGAGGACGTACAATACCTGCATAGCTTCGCGTCGTCGCTGCCATGGTACTACATCCTTGTCATCCCCATCGTGGGCGGGCTGTGCACCGGGTTGATCCTGCACCACTTCACCAAGGACGGTGTCGCACGCAGCGTCGCGGATGTGATTGAAGGCGCAGCACTGCGGGACGGGCGGGTTGGTACGCGCGCGGGCGTCGCGTCGGCCTTTGCCAGCTTCATCACCCTGTCCACGGGCGGCTCAACCGGACGGGAAGGGCCGGTCGTTCACATTGCCGCCGTCATCTCTACCAAGGTGTGTCGGTTCATAAAGGCAGATGGGGTCACGGGGCGCGACCTGCTGGGATGTGCAGTCGCCGCCGCGGTGTCGGCCAGTTTCAACGCGCCCATTGCGGGGGCGCTTTTTGCCCTCGAAGTGGTGTTGCGCCATTTTGCGGTGCACGCCTTTGCGCCCATCGTCATCGCGTCGGTCGCGGGCACGGTCATCAACAGGCTTGAATTTGGGGATGTGACCGAATTCATGGCCCCTGAAACGAACGAGCTGGTGTTCTATCAGGAACTGCCTGCGTTTCTTCTTTTGGGGCTGATGTGCGGGTTGGTGGCTGTTGTGTTGATGCGCGCGATCTTCTGGACAGATGATATCGGCTCCAGCTTTCAGCGACGTACCGGCATGCCCCGGTGGCTGCGCCCGGCGGTTGCGGGCGCGCTCTTGGGCGGAATGGCAATCTTTTATCCCCATATCATCGGGGTCGGCTACGAAACCACCTCCATGGCACTGACCGGCCAACTGGCCCTGAACGAGGTGATGGTGTTCATCGTCATGAAAACTGCTGCCGTCGCGATCACCATGGCCGGGCGCATGGGGGGCGGGGTGTTTTCCCCATCGCTGATGATCGGGGCGCTGACGGGGTTGGGGTTTGGCCTTGTGGCCACAAGCATATTCCCGGATGTGTCTGGATCTGTCACGCTTTATGCACTTGCCGGGATGGGGGCGGTCGCGGCTGCCGTGCTGGGGGCGCCGATATCGACGACGCTGATCGTGTTTGAACTGACGGGCGATTGGCAAACGGGTCTTGCAGTGATGGTGGCCGTGTCCATGTCGACCGCACTGTCGTCGCGCCTGGTGGACAGATCCTTCTTCTTGACCCAACTGGAACGGCGCGGCGTACATCTGGCTGCCGGACCGCAGGCCTATCTGCTTGCCATGTTCCGGGTCAGTTCCGTCATGCGCAAGCTGGATGACCCGCGCGCGGCGGACCCGGACCGTTGTTGGGAGATGATCGGCGATGGCATCTATGTCGATCAGAGTGCGACGCTGGAAGCCGCCCTTCCTATCTTTGATCGCACGATGGTTCCCTTTATCCCGGTGGTCACGCTGACGGGCGAAAATGCAGCCCCTGAATTGCAGGGGGCCTTGTTCCATGTTGATGCTCTGAAAGCATATAACCGCGCATTGGCCGCTACCGCAGCCGAAGAGCACAGCTAG
- a CDS encoding aminopeptidase P family protein encodes MFQSFEVTARPEQGPPRLAALRAELKAEGLDGFLVPRADAHQGEYVSARDERLAWLTGFTGSAGFCAVLREVAGVFVDGRYRTQVKAQVASDYTPVPWPETSLADWLTEQLPQGGRIGFDPWLHTPGQIAQAEDGLAGSGIALVQCDNLVDRVWNDQPGPAAAPAKVHPLEFAGETHADKRARLAEALRTAGATSSVITLPDSLCWLLNIRGSDIPRNPIAQGFAVLHATGAVDLFMDPAKLREVGNHLGDAVTCHSPNAFLDALDGLEGPVRLDKSSVPVRVADAIGDRVQWGDDPCALPKACKNPAEIAGSAEAHLRDGAAVVELLAWLDRQAPGSLRETQAVTQLEQYRRRDNALQDISFETIAGTGPNGAIMHYRVTEETDSTLEDGHLIVLDSGGQYLDGTTDITRTIPIGTPPEDARAAFTRVLLGMIAMSRLIWPKGLAGRDIEAIGRAPLWYAHQDFDHGLGHGVGAYLSVHEGPQRLSRVSTVPFQPGMILSNEPGYYREGGFGIRIENLIVAEKAECPPGGDAHREMLCWRTLTFAPIDRRLIVLDMLDAPSRAWLNAYHTETLEKIGPRVSDDARAWLEAACAPL; translated from the coding sequence ATGTTCCAGAGCTTTGAGGTCACCGCCCGTCCCGAGCAAGGTCCACCGCGATTGGCAGCGTTGCGCGCGGAGTTGAAGGCCGAAGGGTTGGACGGCTTTCTTGTACCGCGCGCGGATGCGCATCAGGGGGAATATGTGTCGGCGCGCGACGAGCGGTTGGCATGGTTGACTGGTTTCACCGGATCCGCAGGGTTCTGTGCCGTGCTGCGGGAAGTCGCAGGTGTGTTCGTCGATGGGCGGTATCGTACGCAGGTCAAGGCACAGGTGGCGTCCGACTATACGCCGGTGCCCTGGCCCGAGACCTCGCTGGCGGACTGGCTGACGGAACAGTTGCCCCAGGGCGGCAGGATTGGATTTGACCCCTGGCTGCACACGCCGGGACAGATCGCACAGGCCGAGGACGGTCTGGCAGGCAGTGGTATCGCGTTGGTGCAGTGTGACAATCTGGTAGATCGGGTGTGGAACGACCAACCCGGGCCGGCGGCAGCGCCTGCCAAGGTTCATCCGCTGGAGTTTGCCGGCGAGACCCATGCCGACAAGCGTGCGCGTCTTGCAGAAGCGCTGAGGACAGCCGGGGCGACATCTTCGGTCATCACGCTACCCGATTCTCTATGCTGGCTTTTGAATATCCGTGGGTCGGACATTCCGCGCAATCCTATTGCCCAGGGGTTTGCCGTGTTGCACGCCACTGGGGCGGTTGACCTGTTCATGGATCCCGCGAAGCTGCGGGAGGTGGGCAATCATCTTGGCGATGCGGTGACCTGTCATTCACCAAACGCTTTTCTCGACGCGTTGGACGGGTTGGAAGGCCCCGTGCGCCTCGACAAATCCTCGGTCCCGGTGCGTGTTGCCGATGCGATCGGAGACCGGGTTCAATGGGGCGACGACCCCTGCGCCCTGCCCAAGGCCTGCAAGAATCCCGCCGAGATCGCGGGCAGCGCAGAAGCGCATTTGCGCGACGGGGCGGCTGTGGTTGAACTGTTGGCATGGCTGGATCGCCAAGCGCCGGGCAGCCTGCGCGAGACGCAGGCGGTCACGCAGTTGGAACAGTACCGTCGGCGCGACAATGCATTGCAGGATATCAGTTTCGAGACGATCGCGGGCACGGGGCCCAATGGCGCCATCATGCATTACCGCGTCACGGAAGAGACCGACAGCACCCTCGAAGACGGGCACCTGATTGTCCTGGACAGCGGTGGGCAGTATCTGGACGGCACTACCGACATCACACGCACCATTCCCATTGGCACGCCGCCGGAAGATGCGCGGGCTGCGTTCACGCGTGTACTTCTGGGTATGATCGCAATGTCGCGCCTGATCTGGCCAAAAGGCTTGGCCGGTCGCGATATCGAGGCCATTGGCCGCGCGCCGCTTTGGTATGCGCACCAGGATTTTGACCATGGCCTGGGCCATGGCGTGGGGGCGTATCTGTCGGTTCACGAAGGCCCGCAGCGCCTGAGCCGCGTCAGCACGGTGCCGTTCCAGCCTGGCATGATCCTGTCGAATGAGCCCGGTTACTACCGCGAAGGTGGGTTTGGTATTCGGATCGAGAACCTGATCGTTGCAGAAAAGGCCGAATGCCCTCCCGGCGGCGATGCGCATCGCGAGATGCTGTGCTGGCGCACGTTGACCTTTGCGCCCATTGATCGGCGCCTGATCGTTTTGGACATGCTGGATGCGCCGTCGCGTGCGTGGCTTAATGCCTATCACACTGAAACGCTTGAAAAAATCGGGCCACGCGTCTCGGATGACGCGCGGGCATGGCTTGAAGCGGCCTGCGCGCCGCTCTAG
- the recN gene encoding DNA repair protein RecN: MLRGLDISDMLIIDRLELHFQPGLNVLTGETGAGKSILLDSLGFVLGWRGRADLVRQGAAQGEVTAWFDLPAGHPARAVLEEAGLPADDELILRRVNSADGRKTAWVNDRRCSGEVLRALSDTLIELHGQHDDRGLLNPRGHRAILDEFAGLDGARDKTRKAWRAMGQARKALAEAEAAMAAIREEEEFLRHAVAELDALDPQPGEEAELDTRRRLMQGAERIREDVQRAHQILGHDGAEGAMSDAIRWLDGVAESAEGTLDVPLAALARAMVELDEATDGIVAALDTLTFNPSELEDTEERLFAIRGLARKHGVIPDDLTSFAEGLRSKLSALDAGDADLGRLRAAVSEAETAYDSAAEKLGAARRKSAKALDKAVMTELAPLKMERAVFETRITDDHPGPDGRDAVAFTVATNPGAPAGPLNKIASGGELSRFLLALKVCLTREQTGLTMIFDEIDRGVGGATADAVGRRLSQIAETGQVLVVTHSPQVAALGAHHWRVQKQVSKGMTTSEVVPLDMPDRVDEIARMLAGDTITDEARGAARALLSG; this comes from the coding sequence ATGCTGCGTGGGTTGGACATTTCCGACATGCTGATCATCGACCGGTTGGAATTGCATTTCCAGCCGGGGCTGAACGTACTGACGGGCGAAACGGGCGCAGGAAAATCCATCCTTCTGGACAGTCTTGGCTTCGTGCTGGGTTGGCGCGGGCGGGCCGATCTGGTCCGACAGGGCGCGGCACAGGGTGAGGTCACAGCCTGGTTCGATTTGCCTGCGGGTCATCCGGCCCGTGCCGTGCTAGAGGAGGCGGGTCTGCCCGCCGATGATGAATTGATACTGCGCCGCGTCAACTCTGCCGACGGGCGCAAGACGGCATGGGTCAATGACCGCCGCTGTTCGGGTGAAGTACTGCGTGCCCTGTCGGATACGTTGATCGAACTGCACGGGCAGCACGATGATCGGGGTCTTTTGAACCCGCGCGGTCATCGCGCCATTCTTGACGAGTTTGCCGGGCTTGACGGCGCACGCGACAAGACCCGCAAAGCGTGGCGGGCCATGGGGCAGGCCCGCAAGGCGTTGGCCGAAGCCGAGGCCGCGATGGCTGCCATTCGCGAGGAAGAAGAGTTCTTGCGCCATGCGGTGGCCGAACTTGATGCGCTCGACCCCCAACCGGGCGAAGAGGCCGAGCTTGATACCAGGCGCAGGCTGATGCAGGGGGCCGAACGCATCCGCGAAGACGTACAGCGTGCGCACCAGATTTTGGGCCACGACGGGGCTGAAGGGGCGATGAGCGATGCCATTCGATGGTTGGATGGCGTGGCAGAAAGCGCCGAAGGGACCTTGGATGTCCCGCTCGCTGCGCTTGCTCGTGCCATGGTCGAACTGGACGAGGCGACGGATGGCATTGTTGCGGCCCTCGATACCCTGACCTTCAATCCATCTGAGTTGGAAGATACGGAAGAGCGACTTTTTGCCATTCGCGGATTGGCGCGCAAACATGGTGTCATCCCGGACGACCTTACCTCCTTTGCTGAGGGGTTGCGTTCCAAACTGTCCGCCCTTGATGCAGGCGACGCCGACCTGGGCCGGTTGCGCGCTGCGGTCAGCGAGGCCGAGACCGCCTATGACAGCGCAGCGGAGAAGCTGGGCGCGGCCCGTCGAAAGTCTGCCAAGGCGCTCGACAAGGCGGTGATGACCGAACTTGCCCCTCTCAAGATGGAGCGAGCGGTGTTTGAAACCCGGATCACTGATGATCATCCCGGGCCCGACGGGCGCGACGCGGTGGCCTTTACCGTTGCGACAAACCCCGGCGCGCCAGCAGGGCCGCTGAACAAGATTGCGTCAGGCGGTGAACTCAGCCGGTTCCTGCTGGCCCTCAAGGTGTGTCTGACGCGTGAGCAGACCGGCCTGACTATGATCTTTGACGAGATTGACCGCGGCGTCGGCGGGGCGACAGCCGATGCTGTCGGGCGCAGGCTCAGCCAGATTGCAGAGACGGGCCAAGTGCTGGTTGTCACACACTCGCCACAGGTGGCGGCCTTGGGCGCGCATCACTGGCGGGTGCAAAAGCAAGTGAGCAAGGGCATGACCACTTCCGAGGTGGTGCCTCTGGATATGCCCGACCGTGTGGACGAAATTGCCCGTATGCTGGCCGGTGATACCATCACGGACGAAGCGCGCGGTGCTGCGCGCGCGCTTCTGAGCGGTTAG